The proteins below are encoded in one region of Sphingobacterium sp. R2:
- a CDS encoding PepSY-associated TM helix domain-containing protein, producing MLSKINAWLHLWLGIAAGIPVIILGITGCVLVFEHDIKELTTNYIQVAAQKSEEQLPPSAIYTSVKATLPEYEIASAWYYGLDKSVKVTLDHSDSLVYVNPYTAEVLAIVNHEDFFHFMDEGHRHLWMPQKIGRQVVGWSTLIFFILLLTGLVLWWPKKWNRRSREQSFTIKWKAKFKRINYDLHNVLGFYSLTIAFVMCFTGLIMSFPWIRSSVVWMAGGYPNKPKTEKNNKPELPDQPLNDALAVADQIWYKVRHEYAKYNKEAVIVHYPEPDEKTVSACTDMEGGTWRDLNFDRNTLELTGRKQGPIDEANAAEWLMRSNYALHTGFIGGMTTKIIYFVASLVCATLPITGFYIWWGKKRKTIKKRNALH from the coding sequence ATGCTTAGTAAAATTAATGCCTGGCTACACCTTTGGTTAGGAATCGCTGCGGGTATTCCAGTTATCATTTTAGGCATTACAGGCTGCGTACTTGTGTTTGAACATGACATCAAAGAATTGACTACAAACTATATACAGGTCGCAGCGCAGAAATCAGAAGAACAGCTCCCTCCATCTGCGATATATACATCTGTTAAAGCGACTCTTCCTGAGTATGAAATTGCGAGTGCCTGGTATTATGGACTTGATAAATCAGTTAAAGTCACCCTAGATCATTCTGACAGTCTTGTCTATGTAAACCCTTACACAGCCGAAGTACTTGCGATCGTCAACCATGAGGATTTTTTCCATTTCATGGATGAAGGGCATCGTCATCTTTGGATGCCACAAAAAATAGGCAGGCAAGTCGTTGGCTGGAGCACTCTAATCTTTTTCATACTACTGCTCACCGGCCTAGTATTATGGTGGCCAAAGAAATGGAACCGCAGATCGAGAGAACAGAGCTTTACCATCAAATGGAAAGCAAAATTCAAACGTATCAATTATGACCTTCACAACGTATTGGGTTTCTATTCACTAACAATCGCATTTGTCATGTGCTTTACGGGGCTCATTATGAGTTTTCCATGGATTCGAAGTTCTGTCGTTTGGATGGCGGGAGGCTATCCCAACAAACCAAAAACGGAAAAGAATAATAAACCTGAACTTCCGGATCAGCCACTAAATGACGCGCTAGCTGTCGCAGACCAAATTTGGTATAAGGTACGCCATGAGTATGCAAAGTATAACAAAGAGGCAGTTATTGTGCATTATCCTGAACCTGACGAAAAAACGGTATCAGCATGTACAGATATGGAAGGCGGCACCTGGCGAGATCTCAATTTCGATCGAAATACACTTGAACTTACAGGCCGGAAACAAGGCCCCATTGATGAAGCCAATGCAGCAGAATGGTTGATGCGATCCAACTATGCGCTTCATACGGGTTTTATTGGTGGAATGACAACCAAAATCATCTACTTTGTTGCCTCACTTGTATGCGCAACTTTACCTATCACAGGATTTTACATCTGGTGGGGAAAGAAAAGAAAAACGATAAAAAAACGAAACGCACTCCATTAG
- a CDS encoding DUF4374 domain-containing protein, whose translation MKKSNYFRLLTVACSVLAITACSKDKPVEGGEDQGNSKKKEKFVFIVTGQGSSESGSSGTYIVTTDDVSQGNLSIVGNGMPATEFSFINQNNHVFGLTYGGQGPITPYTIDTKGDLQRLTDDQVNAETAGIFGNYGEKNVILGTTNRSMANPVATLRNYDAQNFSIANKNTVDLSKVLGDKRMAIWTGVFQVGNKIYIPFQSGDGSDNWGGDFTTTDTTYIGIFSYPELKFEKTIRDGRGSHIGNWFAQQGLAVDDQGDAYVWFSANEASLPTKNKSGFLRIKKGTDEFDKDYYFDIESLGKGKIGRGSYLKDNKFLMTIYNKGEQAEGIGGGLVKLYIVDIQTKKMTELLEIPAHEQQGYKDVVYVDKGGAQAYYTCQDKDDKQYYTYIIDINNATAKRGLKFTGISQVSSMSKISY comes from the coding sequence ATGAAAAAGTCAAATTACTTCAGATTGCTTACTGTAGCCTGTAGCGTATTAGCAATTACCGCATGCTCCAAGGACAAACCTGTCGAAGGAGGAGAAGATCAGGGAAACTCGAAAAAAAAGGAAAAATTTGTCTTTATCGTAACTGGTCAAGGGAGTTCGGAGTCGGGCTCATCAGGTACTTATATTGTTACTACGGACGATGTTAGTCAAGGTAATTTAAGTATTGTTGGTAACGGTATGCCTGCAACAGAATTCTCTTTTATCAATCAAAACAATCATGTTTTTGGCCTGACATACGGTGGACAAGGCCCTATCACTCCTTATACTATCGATACCAAAGGCGATCTGCAAAGACTTACAGATGATCAGGTAAACGCCGAAACCGCAGGTATCTTTGGTAATTATGGCGAGAAAAATGTGATTTTAGGGACAACCAACAGAAGCATGGCAAATCCTGTCGCCACACTACGAAATTATGATGCGCAAAATTTCTCCATCGCCAACAAAAATACGGTCGACCTTTCAAAAGTATTAGGGGATAAACGTATGGCAATATGGACCGGTGTATTCCAGGTAGGTAATAAAATCTATATTCCTTTCCAATCCGGAGATGGTTCAGATAACTGGGGTGGAGATTTTACGACGACAGATACGACCTATATCGGTATCTTCTCTTACCCTGAACTTAAATTTGAAAAAACAATCCGTGATGGACGAGGTTCCCATATAGGGAACTGGTTTGCTCAACAAGGTTTAGCAGTAGACGATCAAGGTGATGCATATGTTTGGTTCTCGGCAAATGAAGCATCATTGCCCACAAAAAACAAATCTGGATTCCTGAGAATCAAAAAGGGGACAGATGAATTTGATAAAGACTATTATTTCGATATCGAATCTCTTGGAAAGGGCAAAATAGGAAGGGGTAGTTATCTTAAAGACAATAAATTTTTAATGACGATCTATAATAAAGGCGAACAAGCTGAAGGTATCGGCGGTGGTCTTGTCAAATTGTATATCGTTGATATACAAACAAAAAAAATGACAGAACTCTTAGAGATTCCTGCACATGAACAACAGGGATACAAAGATGTCGTGTATGTTGACAAAGGTGGCGCTCAGGCTTACTATACCTGTCAGGATAAAGACGACAAACAATATTATACCTACATCATCGATATCAACAACGCTACAGCAAAAAGAGGATTGAAGTTTACTGGTATATCCCAAGTATCATCAATGAGCAAAATCAGCTATTAA
- a CDS encoding TonB-dependent receptor, which produces MSKFKIVWLLFLLIISFPSHAQQLAEVKGRVTNTSNEPIPGATILLSSTKKGAKADRNGFFKISGISFGNHQVTISAVGYQIINRPITCNKGVIDLFEIQMIPDQKIMAEVEVIGRSTANEVTRQPYNVSAIDAKKLYNTTLDIGQALNRVSGVRLRESGGVGSNISFSINGFSGNQVKLFLDGIPMDNFGSSFQLNNIPINFAERVEVYKGVVPVWLGGDALGGAVNIVTKNDPGKYLDVSYSYGSFNTHKTAVNAGYISNNGLTMTLSAFQNYSDNNYWVNVRTADFETGKYTKGRRRRFHDTYRNETLVYNIGVSNKNYADQLLFGITLGENKKEIQTGNHMDDVYGGREALGNIIQPNVKYVKKDLFVKGLDVNIFGRYNFGKERSLDTVNRRFTWSGESEPKDKNNPNAPGGENELRDYRFNNNNGNFIANLSYAINEKNHLMVNHLLTTFDRKGKDKYYPDLEINKLPRKTIKNSTALGYRTNIADQWDVNIFVKNYNQKGKYFEEVKKNESYKNVETTVNKLGYGFAASYFVNPTLQLKASYEKASRLPENNELFGDAQDLSANPTLKPEDSHNINIGLSYTKKWNENNHIIIDANYTYRNATDFIRLYISPLNSSNKRESKYLNLRSVLNNGVDINVKYFYKNRFSIGGNLTYQNIINNTKVEPGQVVESSVYKDRMPNIPYLYGNADAAYYLHHFGGKHNTLTIGYNLQYIHAFFLDFPSLGTPAQRFIIPEQLSHDVNIVYAMASGKYNVALECNNLTDATRYDNFEMQKPSRSFNVKFRYFIRKK; this is translated from the coding sequence ACCAATACATCGAACGAGCCTATTCCTGGGGCCACCATTCTGCTATCTAGTACAAAGAAAGGAGCCAAAGCAGACAGAAATGGTTTTTTCAAAATAAGCGGAATTTCTTTCGGTAATCATCAGGTTACGATTTCCGCGGTCGGATATCAGATCATCAATCGGCCAATAACCTGTAATAAAGGTGTTATTGATCTATTTGAAATACAGATGATCCCAGATCAAAAAATCATGGCGGAGGTTGAAGTGATAGGTCGATCTACTGCAAATGAAGTAACACGACAACCTTACAACGTCTCCGCAATAGATGCAAAAAAACTGTACAATACGACTTTAGATATCGGTCAGGCACTGAATAGAGTCTCGGGCGTACGTTTGAGAGAATCCGGAGGCGTCGGATCTAATATATCGTTTAGTATCAATGGATTTTCCGGTAATCAGGTCAAGTTATTTTTGGATGGTATTCCAATGGACAATTTTGGTTCATCATTTCAATTGAATAATATCCCCATCAATTTTGCCGAACGCGTGGAAGTGTATAAAGGTGTTGTTCCAGTATGGCTAGGTGGCGATGCTTTAGGTGGTGCTGTGAATATTGTCACCAAAAATGACCCTGGCAAATACCTTGATGTTTCTTATTCTTATGGTTCCTTCAATACACATAAAACTGCGGTAAACGCAGGATATATATCGAATAATGGATTAACGATGACCTTGTCAGCCTTCCAAAATTATTCGGACAACAATTACTGGGTGAATGTGCGGACGGCTGATTTCGAAACCGGAAAATATACTAAGGGAAGAAGAAGGCGCTTTCATGACACCTACCGAAATGAAACCCTTGTGTACAATATCGGGGTCTCCAACAAGAACTATGCAGATCAGCTTCTCTTTGGAATAACACTAGGAGAAAACAAAAAAGAAATCCAGACCGGAAACCACATGGACGATGTTTATGGCGGCAGAGAAGCTTTGGGCAATATCATCCAACCCAATGTAAAATACGTCAAAAAAGATCTATTTGTAAAGGGGCTAGATGTCAACATATTTGGTCGATACAACTTCGGCAAAGAACGCAGTCTGGATACAGTGAATAGAAGATTCACCTGGTCCGGAGAGAGTGAACCCAAAGACAAGAATAACCCGAATGCTCCCGGCGGTGAAAACGAACTACGCGATTATCGTTTCAACAATAACAATGGCAACTTCATTGCCAATCTCTCCTATGCGATCAATGAAAAAAACCATCTTATGGTCAATCACCTATTGACAACATTTGACCGCAAAGGGAAAGATAAATATTACCCTGATCTCGAAATCAACAAGTTACCACGGAAAACAATTAAAAACAGTACTGCATTAGGTTATCGTACCAACATAGCCGATCAATGGGACGTAAATATATTTGTAAAAAATTACAACCAAAAAGGGAAGTACTTTGAAGAAGTCAAGAAAAATGAAAGCTACAAAAATGTAGAAACGACGGTCAATAAATTAGGTTATGGATTTGCGGCTTCTTACTTTGTCAATCCAACCCTACAATTGAAAGCTTCCTATGAGAAAGCTTCCAGATTACCTGAAAACAACGAATTATTTGGCGACGCGCAGGATCTCAGCGCAAACCCAACGCTTAAACCAGAGGACAGCCACAACATCAATATCGGCCTCTCCTACACAAAAAAATGGAATGAGAATAACCATATCATTATAGATGCTAACTATACCTATAGAAATGCAACTGATTTTATAAGACTTTACATCAGTCCGCTAAACTCAAGCAATAAGAGAGAAAGTAAATACCTCAATTTAAGGAGTGTACTCAATAACGGGGTCGATATTAATGTAAAATATTTCTATAAAAATAGGTTCTCTATCGGTGGGAATCTAACCTACCAAAACATAATCAATAATACAAAGGTTGAGCCCGGCCAAGTCGTAGAAAGCAGTGTTTATAAGGATCGCATGCCCAATATCCCGTATTTATATGGGAATGCGGATGCCGCCTATTATTTGCATCACTTCGGAGGTAAACACAATACATTGACGATCGGTTACAATCTCCAATATATCCATGCTTTCTTTTTGGATTTTCCAAGTTTGGGCACACCAGCACAGCGTTTCATTATCCCTGAACAGCTATCCCACGATGTCAACATTGTCTATGCGATGGCTTCGGGGAAATACAATGTGGCATTGGAATGTAATAACCTAACCGACGCAACACGATACGACAACTTTGAGATGCAGAAACCGAGTCGATCCTTCAATGTCAAATTCAGATACTTTATACGTAAAAAATAA